The Hydrogenothermus marinus DNA segment ATAGATGCAGCATCAAATAGAGGAATAGATGATATAAGAGCTTTAAAAGAAAATATAAATTATGCACCTATTAAAGGAAGATATAAAGTTTATATAATAGATGAAGCTCACATGCTTACAAAAGAAGCTTTTAATGCACTTTTAAAGACCTTAGAAGAACCACCACCAAATAATATATTTATTTTAGCAACTACAGAACTTCATAAAATACCAGATACTATAAAATCAAGAACTCAAGTTTTTCTATTTAAACCTATAAAAGAAAACCAGATAAAACAGTATTTAATAAAAATTTTAGAAAATGAAAATATACCTTATGAAGAAGAAGCTGTTGAGCTTATAGCAAAATTTAGTGAAGGTGGAGTAAGAGATTCTGCAAGCCTTTTAGACCAAGCTACTACCTATGCAGGAGAAAAACTTACCTTAGAAAAAACTCAGCAACTACTTGGAGTAATATCTTCAAATGTAATAAATCAGTTTTTAAAGTATTTAAAAGAAAAAGATATAAAACAGATGATTATTCAAATAGAAAATCTCTATAAAGAAGGACAAGACTTAACAGTATTTTGGAAACAGATACTAAATGAAATCCATAATGAACTTATAAATATAGCAATTGAAGAAAAAGGGAAAATATTTGAAAAAGAAGATTTAAAGTATTTAATATATGTTCAATCAGTTTTTAATAAAGCTTTCATAGAAGCTAAAAGCTCTGGAAATGAAAAAAATATATATGAGCTTGCAATATTAAAAATTAAATATATAAAGGAACTTACTAATATAGATGATATTTTAAAGGACAATGTAAAAATAACAAGTTCTATAAAGCAAGAAGTTAAAGAAGAAAAAAAAGAAGAAGCAAAGGAAGAAAAAAAAGATAATCTGGAGTATATATTAGCAAAAATAAGTAAAGAAGCTGGAGCTATTGTTGCTTCAGCAATAAAAAAATCAAAAATTGAAGATAAAGGTAATATATTAGAAATAAAAGCTCCAGAAATTTTATATGATAATTTAGTGGCAAAAAAAGATATAATTGAGAAATATTTCAATAAAGAAGTTTCTATAATAAAAACACAGCCAGAAAATAAGAAAAAAAAGAGCAAAAAAAGAGACGAGGCAGTAGATAAGGTTTTAAATTTATTTGAAGGAAAAATTATAAATTATAAGGAGGAATAAAATAAATGTTTAATTTTGGTGATCTTGGAAATATGATGAAAATGCTTAAAGATTTACAAGAAAATGTAAAAAAAGCAAAAGAAGAATTAAAAAAAGAAGAGATTGAAGTTGAAGTTGGTGGAGGAATGTTAAAAATAGTTGAAAATGGACTTGGAGAAGTAATAGATATACAGATAGACAAATCATTATTAAATGAAGAAAATGAAGAGGTTTTAAAGGATTTATTAATAGCTGCTTTAAATGAAGCAAATGCAAGAGCTAAAGAAGTTATGAGTAAAAAAATGACAGAAGCATCAGGATTGCCTGCAAATTTACCTGGAATGGATAATTTATTTTAATGGAAAAAGAGATTCTTCCTGAAGCTTTACATAAAGCAATAGAGCATATATCAAAACTGCCGGGATATGGAGAAAAATCTGCTCAAAAATTTGTAGAAAATTTATTAAAACTTCCAAAAGGAGAGTCTATAGATACTATTAGGGCTCTCCTTGATATGTTAAATAAAATAAATCCTTGTAAAGAATGTGGACTTTTAACAGAACATGAAATATGTAATATATGTTCAGATGAAAATAGAGATAAATCTATAATCTGTGTAGTTGAAGAAAGCTTTGATGCTTTTGCAATAGAAAAAACAGGTAAATTTAAAGGTGTTTATCATGTTTTACATGGAAGACTTTCACCACTTGAAGGAATTACAGAAAAGGATTTAAATATTCCTTCTCTTGTAAAAAGAGCAGAAAAAGCTACGGAGATAATAATAGCTACAAATCCAACAATAGAAGGTGAAGCAACTTCAACTTATATTTATAATCTTTTAAAAAATAAAGATATAGAAATTTCAAGAATAGCTTATGGCCTTCCATTTGGTGCAAGTCTTGAAAATGCAGATACTTTTACCCTTTCTAAAGCATTAGAAGGAAAAAGAAGAATATAAATTGCACCAATAATATATAAGTTGCACAATTTTTATGCAACATTTCAATATAAAAATCTGCTCTTAATTTATCAAAATTCTATCTAAGCTTTAAATATCAATACTTTTCCATTTTTGGCATGAAATTTTCATTAATAAAAACAAAACATTTAAGGAGGAATTTAAAGATGAAAAAAATAGAAGCAATTATTAAGCCTTTCAAACTTGATGAAGTTAAAGAAGCTTTAACAGAGCTTGGTAATTTTGGGATAACCATTTCTGAAGTAAAAGGTTTTGGAAGGCAAAAAGGACATACAGAACTTTATAGAGGTGCTGAGTATGTAATTGATTTTCTACCAAAAATCAAGATGGAGATAGTTGTTGAAGATGAGATGGTAGAAAAGGTAGTTAAAGCTATATCTGAATCTGCAAGAACAGGAAAAGTTGGAGATGGAAAAATCTTTATTATTCCTGTTGAAGATGCAGTAAGAATAAGAACAGAGGAAAGAGGAAATGCAGCTTTATAAAAAATTAATATTAGGAGGTTTTAGTATGAAAAGCAAAATTATGTTATTGCTAACAGCCTTAGTCCCTTACATTTCTTTTGCAGGAGAATCAAAGCTGGATACAGGAGATACTGCATGGATGATAACAGCTACTGCTTTTGTTGTTTTAATGACAGTAGGGGGATTAATTCTTTTCTATGGTGGAATGACAAGATTTAAAAATGTAGTTAATACAGTAATGATGGTTCTTATGGCTTATGCAGTTGCTATTGTTGTCTGGTTTTTATGGGGATATTCTTTAGCTTTTACAGAAGGTGGAAGTTTAAATGCTATTGTTGGAGGCTTAAGTAAATTTTTAATGAATGGAGTTGATTATAAAGCTTTATCTGGAA contains these protein-coding regions:
- the dnaX gene encoding DNA polymerase III subunit gamma/tau gives rise to the protein MTYEAFARKYRPKDFKSVVGQEHVVNTLKNAIRLNKVSHGYIFAGPRGVGKTTIARILTKSLNCQKGITDEPCGVCENCIEIDKGSFPDMYEIDAASNRGIDDIRALKENINYAPIKGRYKVYIIDEAHMLTKEAFNALLKTLEEPPPNNIFILATTELHKIPDTIKSRTQVFLFKPIKENQIKQYLIKILENENIPYEEEAVELIAKFSEGGVRDSASLLDQATTYAGEKLTLEKTQQLLGVISSNVINQFLKYLKEKDIKQMIIQIENLYKEGQDLTVFWKQILNEIHNELINIAIEEKGKIFEKEDLKYLIYVQSVFNKAFIEAKSSGNEKNIYELAILKIKYIKELTNIDDILKDNVKITSSIKQEVKEEKKEEAKEEKKDNLEYILAKISKEAGAIVASAIKKSKIEDKGNILEIKAPEILYDNLVAKKDIIEKYFNKEVSIIKTQPENKKKKSKKRDEAVDKVLNLFEGKIINYKEE
- the recR gene encoding recombination mediator RecR translates to MEKEILPEALHKAIEHISKLPGYGEKSAQKFVENLLKLPKGESIDTIRALLDMLNKINPCKECGLLTEHEICNICSDENRDKSIICVVEESFDAFAIEKTGKFKGVYHVLHGRLSPLEGITEKDLNIPSLVKRAEKATEIIIATNPTIEGEATSTYIYNLLKNKDIEISRIAYGLPFGASLENADTFTLSKALEGKRRI
- a CDS encoding YbaB/EbfC family nucleoid-associated protein; its protein translation is MFNFGDLGNMMKMLKDLQENVKKAKEELKKEEIEVEVGGGMLKIVENGLGEVIDIQIDKSLLNEENEEVLKDLLIAALNEANARAKEVMSKKMTEASGLPANLPGMDNLF
- a CDS encoding P-II family nitrogen regulator, coding for MKKIEAIIKPFKLDEVKEALTELGNFGITISEVKGFGRQKGHTELYRGAEYVIDFLPKIKMEIVVEDEMVEKVVKAISESARTGKVGDGKIFIIPVEDAVRIRTEERGNAAL